In a genomic window of Candidatus Acidiferrales bacterium:
- a CDS encoding site-specific integrase, whose amino-acid sequence MPTLIRAKTGIYHIVSTVNGKRVWRTTGTRIQSQAYEVFLKQTKPDGKLISECFVEVEPFVKANLSKSTSEIYDFTIKSLIRIIGDLPVNRVTHMLIEKYKVERIKEVKAETVNQAVRTIKAFFNILKRWKIIGENPCDGVKEMRIQEKIPVYLTEDELKKLIDCINDKWLKEIVIFAAMTGARLGEVLNVMWDDLDFARKTVLIRSSAVYHIKSGKVRVVPLNETVIRMLEHKRDREGLVFKGKRGGHAQDNHVSRSFRMAARVAKMKAGVHFHTLRHTFASLLVKKGVSLYQVQRLLGHSSPRVTEVYAHLQNSEMHDVVEKLDLNI is encoded by the coding sequence ATGCCAACTCTCATCCGCGCGAAAACGGGAATCTACCACATTGTCAGCACCGTCAACGGAAAAAGGGTCTGGAGAACCACCGGAACAAGAATTCAATCCCAGGCTTACGAGGTTTTCCTGAAGCAAACCAAGCCAGACGGGAAGCTTATCTCAGAGTGCTTTGTTGAGGTTGAACCTTTCGTGAAGGCGAACCTGTCCAAAAGTACTTCAGAAATATATGACTTCACAATAAAAAGCCTTATCCGAATCATTGGAGATCTTCCGGTAAACCGAGTAACTCATATGCTCATCGAAAAGTACAAGGTCGAAAGGATAAAGGAAGTAAAGGCTGAAACTGTTAATCAAGCCGTGAGAACAATCAAAGCATTCTTCAACATCCTCAAGCGATGGAAAATCATAGGCGAAAATCCCTGCGACGGCGTGAAGGAAATGAGGATCCAAGAGAAGATTCCTGTATATCTGACAGAAGATGAATTGAAGAAACTAATTGATTGCATAAATGATAAATGGTTAAAGGAAATTGTAATCTTCGCGGCAATGACCGGTGCAAGGCTGGGAGAAGTCTTGAACGTTATGTGGGACGATCTGGATTTTGCCCGAAAGACTGTTCTCATAAGAAGCAGTGCCGTGTATCATATAAAATCAGGAAAAGTGCGAGTTGTACCTCTAAACGAAACTGTTATCAGAATGTTGGAGCATAAGAGAGATCGGGAAGGTTTAGTATTCAAAGGAAAAAGGGGAGGACACGCTCAGGATAATCATGTCAGTCGTTCATTTAGAATGGCAGCAAGAGTTGCGAAGATGAAGGCCGGTGTTCACTTTCACACGCTCAGGCATACCTTTGCAAGTCTTCTCGTAAAGAAAGGAGTTTCGTTATATCAGGTGCAAAGGTTGCTGGGACACAGTTCGCCTCGGGTCACTGAAGTATATGCCCACTTGCAGAATTCTGAGATGCACGATGTTGTCGAAAAGTTAGATTTGAATATTTGA
- a CDS encoding ABC transporter ATP-binding protein, translated as MLELNSLSKKFGSFTAVENLSLNIEPGEIYGFLGPNGAGKTTTIKVIATLLKPTSGIVRINDIDAHKFPREAKKYLSYVPDQPFLYEKLSGQEFLLFVARLYGMEKEDAMKSVKGVSEIFEVLPWLNKRIEDYSQGMRQRLILAAAMMHRPKLIVIDEPMVGLDPRGAETFKAQTRLAAQNGAAVFVTTHQLSLAKDICTRVGIIHKGRLVFEGSMQEFSGNGTEHLEKRYIELTS; from the coding sequence ATGCTTGAACTGAATTCGTTATCAAAGAAATTCGGCTCGTTCACTGCAGTCGAAAATCTTTCTCTTAATATTGAACCGGGTGAAATATACGGTTTTCTCGGTCCGAACGGGGCAGGAAAAACGACGACAATAAAAGTGATTGCAACACTCCTCAAGCCGACCTCGGGCATCGTAAGAATAAACGACATCGACGCGCATAAATTCCCGCGAGAAGCGAAGAAATATCTTTCCTATGTTCCCGATCAGCCGTTCCTTTACGAGAAGTTGAGCGGACAGGAGTTTCTTTTGTTCGTCGCGCGGTTGTATGGGATGGAAAAAGAAGATGCCATGAAAAGCGTCAAAGGGGTTTCCGAGATCTTCGAGGTGCTGCCATGGCTGAACAAGAGAATTGAAGACTATTCACAGGGAATGAGGCAGCGGCTTATACTGGCGGCAGCCATGATGCACAGGCCTAAACTCATAGTTATTGACGAACCGATGGTCGGACTAGATCCACGGGGAGCAGAGACATTTAAAGCGCAGACCAGACTCGCAGCGCAGAATGGTGCTGCCGTATTTGTAACGACTCATCAGCTGTCGCTCGCGAAAGATATTTGCACCAGAGTCGGAATTATTCACAAAGGCAGGCTCGTGTTTGAGGGGTCTATGCAGGAATTCTCGGGCAACGGCACAGAGCATCTCGAGAAAAGGTACATCGAGCTGACTTCGTAA
- a CDS encoding tyrosine-type recombinase/integrase, translating to MVQGVTKQVLCVSDVAQFLGVPEADVLELIKKKLIPFVQIGETYRFYMPALHDWLMAKPYPINDSMIKTAISDMQFKNFADKYLEFVKENRAPKTLENAERVIRLATELFGEIILEKISLEHLRRYVEERRKNVSTATLSIDVRTLKAAMQLAVEWEYLQENPFKKFKNIRQERRAVKFLSRADMDKLLSAVREEYLKRLFIFAVLTCMRRGEIVFLRWDDVNFELRLINIHPADDHRTKFNKERSIPISPQIEELLKSIEHRGHYVFVNNKGERLLEDFVTKRFKAYCREIGLDESIHFHSLRKTGASWSAANGATPLAIRELLGHSSVKTTEIYLGVPSDSVRDAVERIKFNTPAE from the coding sequence GTGGTACAGGGAGTAACGAAACAAGTTTTGTGCGTATCTGATGTAGCACAATTCTTGGGTGTACCTGAAGCCGATGTGCTCGAACTAATCAAAAAGAAGTTGATACCTTTTGTGCAAATCGGCGAAACATATCGATTTTATATGCCTGCCCTCCATGATTGGTTGATGGCAAAACCTTACCCTATAAATGATTCCATGATCAAAACCGCCATATCGGATATGCAATTCAAGAATTTCGCGGACAAATATTTGGAATTTGTTAAGGAGAACCGAGCTCCCAAGACTCTTGAGAATGCCGAGCGGGTAATAAGATTGGCGACTGAATTGTTCGGCGAAATAATTTTGGAGAAGATTTCATTAGAACACCTCCGCAGATATGTTGAAGAACGGAGAAAAAATGTGAGCACCGCGACTCTCAGTATCGATGTCCGAACATTGAAGGCCGCCATGCAACTGGCGGTAGAATGGGAATATCTTCAAGAGAATCCTTTCAAAAAGTTCAAGAACATTCGTCAGGAGCGGAGGGCTGTGAAATTCTTGAGCAGAGCTGATATGGATAAACTTCTCAGCGCAGTTCGGGAAGAATATCTCAAGAGGCTTTTCATCTTTGCTGTATTGACTTGCATGAGACGAGGAGAGATTGTCTTTTTGAGATGGGACGACGTTAATTTCGAACTGAGATTAATTAACATTCATCCTGCCGACGATCATCGGACAAAATTCAACAAGGAACGGTCAATCCCTATTTCTCCCCAAATTGAAGAGCTTCTGAAGTCCATTGAACATCGTGGACATTACGTGTTTGTGAATAACAAGGGCGAAAGGCTTCTGGAGGATTTCGTCACGAAAAGATTCAAAGCCTACTGCCGTGAAATTGGATTAGACGAATCCATTCACTTTCACTCTTTGCGAAAAACCGGCGCAAGTTGGTCGGCAGCAAATGGTGCCACACCTTTAGCAATCCGAGAATTGTTGGGGCACAGCTCAGTCAAAACGACCGAGATTTACTTGGGCGTCCCCTCTGATTCCGTTCGGGACGCTGTTGAAAGAATAAAGTTTAACACACCTGCCGAATAG